One Gossypium hirsutum isolate 1008001.06 chromosome A11, Gossypium_hirsutum_v2.1, whole genome shotgun sequence genomic window carries:
- the LOC107891436 gene encoding arabinogalactan protein 13 produces MGLYATPITACLDFIFLTFATKSTKRLHQQMEALRMRLFLAMMVVLMAMSAVQYVAAADAPAPTPTSDATAFVPTAFASLVALAFGLLF; encoded by the coding sequence atggGGCTTTATGCCACCCCCATTACTGCTTGTCTCGATTTCATATTCCTCACTTTTGCAACAAAATCCACGAAGAGACTACACCAACAAATGGAGGCATTGAGGATGAGACTATTTTTGGCTATGATGGTGGTGTTGATGGCCATGTCGGCGGTCCAATATGTTGCGGCAGCTGATGCACCGGCCCCTACTCCTACCTCAGATGCTACCGCATTCGTGCCGACGGCGTTTGCTTCCCTTGTCGCTCTTGCGTTTGGTCTCCTCTTTTAA